TCGTGATCCTGTTCTATCGGAGTAATTCTGCCCTCAAGCCATTCTGGGATAGTTTCAAGCAATAATTCCGCGCTAAAGTTCGCAAGCTCCATAGATAGGCTCTCTGTGGTTGCGTCGACCGCTATAGGCCATTTTTTTTGCGCAAGAACAGGTCCGTGATCCATCCGCGCGTCCATCAGTATTATAGAGGCACCTGTTTCTTTATCTCCGGCAAGAATCGCGCTTTGAATGGGGGAGGCGCCTCGCCATCGCGGCAGAAGCGATGGATGTACGTTTAGCGTGCCATACTTAGGAATTTTTAAAATTTCTTTCGGTAAAATTTTTCCGTACGCGGCGACAATGAATAAATCAGCCCGCGCAGGAAGGACCGACCCTCCGCGGAGGGTCGGTCCTTCCTGCAACTCCTTGCGCGTTGCGGGTTGAAAAACAGGGATGCTCAATTTTTCCGCATACAACTTTACCGGCGGCGGGTTGAGTATCTGTTTTCGTCCAGCAGGCATGTCGGGTGTCGTCACAATGAAAGCAGGCTTGTATGGTGATGCATCAAGGCGCTCCAAAACAATTGCCGCGAATTCCGGTGTGCCGAAGAATACAATAGATAAATTAGTATTATTTTTCATGTAAGCGATCAATAAACAGCGTCCCATTTAAGTGATCGGTCTCATGCTGAAATATGCGAGCTAGAAGCCCCTCCACGG
This genomic interval from Candidatus Spechtbacteria bacterium contains the following:
- the fmt gene encoding methionyl-tRNA formyltransferase, yielding MKNNTNLSIVFFGTPEFAAIVLERLDASPYKPAFIVTTPDMPAGRKQILNPPPVKLYAEKLSIPVFQPATRKELQEGPTLRGGSVLPARADLFIVAAYGKILPKEILKIPKYGTLNVHPSLLPRWRGASPIQSAILAGDKETGASIILMDARMDHGPVLAQKKWPIAVDATTESLSMELANFSAELLLETIPEWLEGRITPIEQDHEKAVFCKPVSKENARIDWNKSAEEIERMVRAYTPWPGTFTLWDGKRIIIHSARVANSQQENLEPGKVIAFENTLAIQAGANILIPVLVQYEGKKEQSAQEFLRGHSQIIGAILK